A region of Solanum dulcamara chromosome 7, daSolDulc1.2, whole genome shotgun sequence DNA encodes the following proteins:
- the LOC129894979 gene encoding protein BIG GRAIN 1-like A: MDRYNYQRERKISHSSNPSFSSTLLDAIYRSIDQGEEEEIALYKEAMRKKQSNNMENFQKACMIEKWMEHKVSEKVVVRRKSTADFERKSRNLMNSSSSSSDSSCGGVFSSSETESSYNNVVVNSSGSSSSWYGLNRPKPIRTSISTPNPAKLSKNQAKQLNNYGHNELHMERDFAPKTKSETGFLKTKSKALKIYGDLKKVKQPISPGGRLASFLNSLFTTRNAKKPKVSANASSTCSSASSFSRSCLSKSTPKSSSNGTKRSVRFYPVSIIVDEDCQPCGHKNLHEEKLPNSESVRNIRNSINEELKNRRVEEATKELLRNYQRNSNSQIKKMEIFDDEDDDDASCASSDLFELDNLSAIGIDSNRYLEELPVYETTHLDTNRAIANGLIL, translated from the coding sequence ATGGATAGATATAACTATCAACGAGAGAGGAAAATTTCTCATTCTTCAAACCCATCTTTCTCTTCTACACTTCTTGACGCAATTTACCGTTCAATTGatcaaggagaagaagaagagattgCTCTTTACAAAGAAGCAATGCGTAAGAAACAGAGCAACAACATGGAGAATTTCCAAAAAGCTTGTATGATTGAGAAATGGATGGAACACAAAGTAAGTGAAAAAGTTGTTGTTAGAAGAAAATCTACTGCTGATTTCGAAAGGAAATCGAGGAATCTGATGAACTCGAGCTCGAGTTCTTCAGATTCGAGCTGTGGGGGTGTGTTTTCTTCTTCAGAAACTGAATCCAGTTACAATAATGTAGTAGTAAATTCATCTGGGTCATCTTCCTCTTGGTATGGCCTAAATAGGCCTAAACCAATCAGAACCTCCATTTCTACTCCAAACCCAGCAAAATTGAGCAAAAACCAAGCTAAACAACTCAACAATTATGGCCATAATGAACTCCACATGGAAAGGGATTTCGCTCCTAAAACCAAAAGTGAAACTGGGTTTCTAAAGACGAAATCCAAAGCCTTGAAGATTTACGGAGATTTAAAGAAAGTGAAGCAACCAATTTCTCCTGGAGGTCGATTAGCAAGTTTCTTGAATTCACTTTTCACTACTAGAAATGCGAAGAAACCCAAAGTTTCTGCAAATGCATCATCCACTTGTTCATCAGCTTCTTCATTCTCCAGGTCATGTTTAAGCAAAAGCACACCCAAATCTAGCAGCAACGGAACCAAACGTTCTGTTAGATTTTACCCAGTGAGTATCATTGTAGACGAAGATTGTCAGCCATGTGGACACAAAAATCTACACGAAGAAAAATTACCCAATTCAGAATCTGTAAGAAACATCAGAAACTCCATTAACGAAGAGCTCAAAAATCGTCGAGTAGAAGAAGCCACTAAGGAGTTGCTGAGAAATTATCAGAGaaattcaaattcccaaatcaagaaaatggaaatttttgatgatgaagatgatgatgatgcaaGTTGTGCAAGTTCAGATTTATTTGAACTTGATAATCTTTCTGCAATTGGAATAGATAGTAATAGGTATCTTGAAGAATTACCAGTTTATGAAACTACTCATCTTGATACTAATCGAGCCATTGCTAATGGTTTGATTTTGTAa
- the LOC129894181 gene encoding phospholipid:diacylglycerol acyltransferase 1-like, with protein sequence MSLLRRRKALENEIQSDVEPMLDAEEDDKKSKKKVKSGKKKKWSCIDNCCWFVGCICFVWWILLFLYNAMPASFPQYVTEAITGPLPDPPGIKLQKEGLKAKHPVVFIPGIVTCGLELWEGRQCAEGLFRKRLWGGTFGEVYKRPLCWVDHMTLDNETGMDPPGIRVRPVSGLVAADYFAPGYFVWAVLIANLARIGYEEKTMYMAAYDWRLSFQNTEVRDQTLSRIKSNIELMVATSGKKAVIVPHSMGAVYFLHFMKWVETPAPVGGGGGSNWCAKHIKAVMNIGGPLLGVPKSISGLFSAEARDIAVARALAPGVLDMDIFHFQTLEHIMKMSRTWDATMSMIPRGGDTIWGGLDWSPEEGYSPCKSKSRDDDAQNSGHHENQTDSKAKYYSYGRMMSFGKDAAEAHPSDLKRIDFRDAVKGSNVANNTCDVWNEYQDMGVSGTKAVEEYKVYTTGEIVDLLNFVAPKMMARGNAHFSYGIADDLDDPKYSHYKYWSNPLESKLPNAPDMEIYSMYGVGIETERAYVYKRIPTAGCNIPFQIDTSADEDDEDSCLKAGVYTVDGDETVPALSTGFMCAKGWRGRTRFNPSGIKTYIREYFHAPPANLLEGRGTQSGAHVDIMGNFALIEDIMRVAAGGTSEDLGGDRVYSDIFKWSEKINLRL encoded by the exons ATGTCGTTATTACGAAGAAGAAAAGCACTTGAAAATGAAATTCAATCGGATGTGGAGCCAATGCTTGATGCGGAAGAAGACGATAAGAAGAGTAAGAAGAAGGTAAAATctggaaagaagaagaaatggtCGTGTATCGATAATTGCTGTTGGTTCGTAGGATGCATATGCTTTGTGTGGTGGATTTTGTTGTTTTTATACAATGCTATGCCGGCGTCGTTCCCACAGTACGTGACGGAGGCGATTACCGGGCCGTTACCTGACCCGCCGGGCATCAAGTTGCAGAAGGAAGGGTTGAAGGCTAAGCATCCGGTTGTTTTTATTCCCGGAATTGTCACGTGTGGACTTGAACTGTGGGAAGGACGTCAGTGTGCTGAAGGATTGTTTCGGAAGCGGCTTTGGGGCGGGACATTTGGAGAAGTGTACAAAAG ACCACTGTGCTGGGTGGACCACATGACACTAGATAATGAAACTGGGATGGATCCTCCTGGTATTAGAGTTAGGCCAGTTAGTGGACTTGTTGCTGCAGATTACTTTGCTCCAGGATACTTTGTCTGGGCAGTTTTGATTGCTAACTTGGCCCGAATAGGATACGAGGAGAAAACAATGTATATGGCTGCATATGATTGGAGGCTTTCCTTTCAGAACACAGAG GTGCGTGACCAGACCCTGAGCCGGATAAAAAGCAATATAGAACTGATGGTTGCAACCAGTGGCAAGAAGGCAGTAATTGTTCCACATTCCATGGGGGCTGTATACTTTTTGCATTTTATGAAGTGGGTGGAGACACCTGCTCCTGTGGGTGGTGGTGGTGGATCCAATTGGTGCGCCAAGCATATTAAAGCAGTGATGAATATTGGTGGGCCACTTTTAGGTGTTCCAAAATCTATATCTGGCCTTTTCTCAGCTGAAGCACGGGATATTGCTGTTGCCAG GGCTCTGGCCCCAGGTGTTCTGGACATGGATATATTCCATTTTCAAACATTAGAGCACATAATGAAGATGTCACGAACCTGGGATGCAACCATGTCAATGATACCAAGAGGAGGGGACACTATCTGGGGCGGTCTTGATTGGTCACCCGAGGAAGGCTATTCTCCTTGCAAAAGTAAGTCCAGAGACGATGATGCTCAGAATTCAGGACATCACGAGAATCAAACAGATTCTAAAGCAAAATATTACAGCTATGGAAGGATGATGTCCTTCGGAAAGGATGCTGCAGAGGCGCATCCATCAGATCTTAAGAGGATTGACTTTAGG GATGCTGTAAAGGGCAGTAATGTTGCAAATAACACCTGTGATGTGTGGAACGAGTACCAAGACATGGGTGTTAGTGGTACTAAAGCAGTGGaagagtacaaggtttatacgaCTGGAGAGATTGTGGATTTGCTCAACTTTGTTGCCCCGAAAATGATGGCCCGTGGTAATGCTCACTTTTCATATGGGATAGCTGATGATTTGGATGATCCTAAGTATTCACACTACAAATATTGGTCAAATCCATTGGAGTCCAA GTTACCAAATGCTCCTGACATGGAGATCTATTCAATGTATGGAGTTGGCATTGAAACTGAAAGAGCATATGTTTACAAGCGGATACCTACAGCAGGATGCAATATTCCATTCCAGATTGATACTTCAGctgatgaagatgatgaagataGCTGCTTGAAAGCTGGTGTTTACACAGTAGATGGTGATGAGACTGTGCCAGCATTAAGCACAGGATTCATGTGTGCAAAAGGATGGCGAGGAAGAACTAGATTTAATCCCTCTGGTATCAAAACTTATATAAGGGAGTATTTTCATGCTCCCCCTGCAAACCTTCTCGAGGGTCGTGGTACACAGAGTGGTGCACATGTTGATATAATGGGAAATTTCGCTTTGATAGAGGATATAATGAGAGTTGCTGCTGGTGGTACAAGTGAAGACTTGGGAGGTGATCGAGTTTACTCAGATATCTTCAAGTGGTCTGAGAAAATCAATTTACGTTTGTGA